The region GATGTACTTAATGATGGTAACACTTTCTTTACCCAGTCTTCTAATTcttgtatttttaatttaatgcTTTTATGCTTTTCTTTGAAAGCAAAAAGTGCTCTAGAACAAGATGTTTCCTTcaaacatttttcttcaaattcatTGTATTTATCAGCTAAATCATTAGAGTACTCCATAAAGGTTATATTATTTGGTATATTACTCTTGattatttcattcatttttttatagttaTTGTATAAAAGGTATAGatcattcatattttttacatcattaTCTTCCATATCATACATACATTTCCTCAATCCATTCAAAAATAATCTATTATCTGTATCCACAGTTATCATAAGTCCAAGAAGGTTTTTTGCAT is a window of Plasmodium cynomolgi strain B DNA, scaffold: 1366, whole genome shotgun sequence DNA encoding:
- a CDS encoding hypothetical protein (putative); the encoded protein is YGFYEHIDEYLEYEEFCNVVNNYYTYNKECKSIGSEDDATQERVNICKRFHCLLEKIRKSTSTPSNTTKYAYLAYLSSWLNYELLNKYAEIDAKNLLGLMITVDTDNRLFLNGLRKCMYDMEDNDVKNMNDLYLLYNNYKKMNEIIKSNIPNNITFMEYSNDLADKYNEFEEKCLKETSCSRALFAFKEKHKSIKLKIQELEDWVKKVLPSLSTSANAQENVSSSEMFEPIKIKDEGNIKKME